In Polyangiaceae bacterium, a genomic segment contains:
- a CDS encoding protein kinase — translation MSALPRSSSTLDRLSPGTRLGRYLLGERLGVGGAATVYLARLQGPLSWQRMLALKVIHPHLLGDPRFVDMFVDEANLAVRLNHPNIVHTYELERVDSQLLMAMEYLHGQPLSEVLYRASQRGCKLDWDMVAWVGAKVADALGYAHDLRDDDGKALSIVHRDVSPHNIFVTYDGHIKLIDFGVARAIGRLAETGHGRLKGKFRYMAPEQVTSRDFDHRVDLFALGASLYESLAGEAMLRGDDEVEVLNQLIFGEAPDLASVFPELPDRAREVFGKMLSREAETRYQTGHELSKALRELLPAETEVYTARWTELLAHLFPGEIVARSEALRDLKEDIWPASLVPPALVPGLDVTAHEVDAPRGSPLPSVAETSGFGASSASGRWGLIAGIVAGVALLVAGVWWSRSQAEPVPAGASVPSEITLDLSVQPPVKAEIRVDGRLIENRPPRVQLPRSEAKVKVRVKAPGFRDAELEVIPDRDVFLVVPLVAAPSADAPPEPGPDLSGSSAASAEVPSSKPQNARPKDTHKPNPKPTAAPAHDPLVTDNPF, via the coding sequence TCGCGCTCAAGGTCATTCATCCCCATCTCCTCGGGGATCCACGGTTCGTGGACATGTTCGTCGACGAAGCGAACCTCGCGGTGCGCTTGAACCATCCGAACATCGTGCACACCTACGAGCTGGAGCGGGTGGACTCTCAGCTCTTGATGGCGATGGAGTACTTGCACGGGCAACCCTTGTCGGAGGTGCTGTATCGAGCGAGTCAGCGCGGGTGCAAGCTCGACTGGGACATGGTGGCATGGGTGGGAGCGAAGGTCGCTGATGCCCTGGGCTACGCCCATGACTTGCGTGACGACGACGGCAAGGCGCTCTCCATCGTTCACCGCGACGTCAGTCCCCACAACATCTTCGTCACCTACGATGGGCACATCAAGCTGATCGACTTTGGCGTCGCTCGTGCGATTGGGCGCCTCGCGGAAACGGGCCACGGTCGCTTGAAGGGTAAGTTCCGCTACATGGCCCCGGAGCAGGTCACCTCCAGGGACTTCGATCATCGGGTGGACTTGTTCGCGCTCGGCGCCAGCCTGTATGAGAGCCTGGCCGGGGAAGCGATGCTGCGGGGCGACGACGAAGTCGAGGTGCTGAACCAGCTGATCTTTGGAGAAGCGCCGGACCTCGCCAGTGTGTTCCCTGAGCTGCCGGATCGCGCCCGCGAGGTATTCGGCAAGATGCTTTCGCGAGAAGCGGAGACACGCTACCAGACGGGGCACGAGCTCTCGAAGGCGTTACGCGAGCTGCTGCCAGCGGAGACCGAGGTGTACACCGCGCGTTGGACCGAGCTGCTGGCCCACTTATTCCCTGGGGAAATTGTTGCGCGGAGCGAAGCGCTGCGTGATCTGAAGGAAGACATCTGGCCGGCAAGCCTGGTTCCGCCAGCTTTGGTTCCCGGGCTCGACGTGACTGCTCACGAGGTTGACGCCCCTCGCGGGAGCCCGCTGCCGTCCGTTGCCGAGACGAGCGGCTTCGGTGCCAGCTCGGCGAGCGGACGCTGGGGGCTGATTGCTGGGATCGTTGCGGGTGTCGCTCTGCTCGTGGCGGGCGTGTGGTGGAGCCGCAGTCAGGCCGAGCCAGTGCCCGCCGGTGCGAGCGTCCCCAGCGAGATCACTCTCGACCTCTCCGTCCAGCCTCCGGTCAAAGCCGAGATCCGGGTGGACGGCAGGCTCATCGAGAACCGACCGCCGCGGGTCCAGCTCCCGCGCAGTGAAGCAAAGGTGAAGGTCCGGGTGAAGGCGCCGGGTTTCCGCGACGCGGAGCTCGAAGTGATCCCCGACCGCGACGTGTTCTTGGTGGTGCCATTGGTGGCAGCACCCTCAGCGGACGCACCACCGGAACCAGGGCCCGACTTGAGCGGTTCAAGCGCGGCGAGCGCAGAGGTACCGTCGTCGAAGCCGCAAAACGCCCGGCCGAAGGACACCCACAAGCCCAATCCAAAGCCGACCGCCGCTCCCGCCCACGACCCCCTGGTGACGGACAATCCGTTCTAG